A single genomic interval of Drosophila virilis strain 15010-1051.87 chromosome 2, Dvir_AGI_RSII-ME, whole genome shotgun sequence harbors:
- the tau gene encoding microtubule-associated protein tau isoform X7, producing MYSTNASNQPERSNSQAAPTTSYLSREVRTAAEHTEPVNLTQQQLPVTDYVQRSYVEQRALPTSDYSARSQLEQSNLSTERFMQQRAPPPNPEYNRPRASLERTDYTAKERTSTETNNNSNNYNDYVLQERSNPNYVLPSQMRPAAGPPQHRPPFAGARPMVGVGPRPPLPPNMAARPMPPPLRPTDSKSNLLMGPPPPAMRPGMPPARMPNQGGPLSPPGQGAPRPQGGFPWSAGGMPPPPGARPPQNMSRPPPPTFARPMPGQPLQAPFRPPLYNQQQQQQHQQQQLQQLQQQQQLQQPQQQQHQPRPPSASSVHNEDDDDVIMGQALTPLKSYSMKADPMGSPLLEETEPPFEATSPTDALPKSQGGYKGDNDSGVDESTQEKDRNGPHSPSSPVKTPTSSSSKPDKSGISRPPSATPSNKSASKSRSASKNRLLLKTPEPEPAKKVPMNKVQVGHAPSPNLKAVRSKIGSLDNATYKPGGGHVKIESKKIEIKAAPRIEAKNDKYMPKGGEKKIVTTKLQWNAKSKIGSLENAAHKPGGGDKKIESLKMDFKDKAKPKVGSKDNVKHQPGGGDIKSYSYKFPNNVVYGEGSKIVCHRRMLNNTRLDENLYNADD from the exons ATGTACAGCACAAACGCGTCCAACCAGCCGGAGCGCTCCAATTCCCAAGCAGCTCCAACTACAAGTTACTTGAGTCGCGAGGTACGCACTGCAGCCGAGCACACAGAGCCTGTCAATCTGactcagcagcagctgcccgtCACGGACTATGTCCAACGCTCCTATGTGGAGCAGCGTGCACTTCCCACTTCCGACTATTCCGCGCGCTCCCAGCTAGAACAGTCCAATCTCAGCACAGAACGCTTCATGCAGCAGCGGGCGCCGCCGCCTAATCCAGAGTATAACAGACCCCGAGCCAGCTTGGAGCGCACCGATTACACCGCTAAAGAACGCACCAGCACtgaaaccaacaacaacagcaacaattacaacGATTATGTGCTCCAGGAGCGTTCCAATCCCAACTATGTTTTGCCATCGCAGATGCGTCCAGCTGCGGGGCCACCACAGCACCGTCCGCCCTTTGCGGGCGCACGTCCCATGGTGGGCGTGGGGCCACGTCCACCGCTGCCGCCCAATATGGCAGCCAGGCCCATGCCACCGCCGCTGCGCCCAACCGACAGCAAGAGCAACTTGCTCATGGGCCCGCCACCACCAGCCATGCGGCCGGGCATGCCGCCCGCACGTATGCCCAACCAGGGCGGACCACTTAGCCCACCAGGGCAGGGCGCGCCCAGGCCTCAAGGCGGATTTCCCTGGTCGGCGGGAGGCATGCCGCCGCCACCGGGCGCACGTCCGCCACAGAACATGTCTCGACCGCCGCCGCCCACATTTGCGCGTCCCATGCCAGGGCAGCCGCTGCAGGCGCCTTTCCGTCCGCCGCTCtacaaccagcagcagcagcagcagcaccagcagcagcaattgcaacagctgcagcagcaacaacaattgcagcagccgcagcaacagcagcatcagccaCGCCCACCCTCAGCCAGCAGTGTGCACAATGAGGATGACGATGACGTCATCATGGGTCAAGCCTTAACCCCGCTCAAGAGCTACAGCATGAAGGCTGATCCCATGGGCTCCCCACTGCTAGAGGAAACAGAGCCCCCATTTGAAGCCACATCGCCAACAGATGCATTGCCCAAGTCACAGGGCGGTTACA agGGTGACAATGACAGCGGCGTGGATGAATCGACTCAGGAGAAG GATCGCAACGGACCGCATTCGCCCAGCTCGCCGGTCAAGACGCCCACATCAAGCTCATCGAAGCCAGACAAGTCGGGCATATCGCGCCCTCCGAGTGCCACGCCCTCAAATAAATCAGCATCCAAGTCGCGCAGCGCCTCCAAGAATCGTTTGCTGCTAAAGACACCCGAGCCTGAGCCGGCCAAGAAAG TTCCAATGAACAAGGTACAGGTGGGACATGCCCCTTCGCCCAATCTGAAGGCGGTACGCTCCAAAATTGGTTCGCTGGACAATGCTACCTATAAGCCCGGCGGCGGTCATGTTAAAATTGAGTCCAAGAAAATTGAGATTAAGGCAGCGCCACGCATCGAGGCCAAGAATGACAAGTATATGCCCAAGGGTGGCGAAAAGAAG ATAGTAACAACAAAGTTGCAGTGGAATGCAAAATCGAAAATTGGTTCGCTGGAGAATGCCGCCCATAAGCCCGGCGGCGGCGATAAAAAGATCGAGTCCCTCAAAATGGACTTCAAGGACAAGGCCAAGCCGAAGGTCGGCTCCAAGGACAATGTGAAGCATCAGCCCGGCGGCGGCGATATCAAG AGCTATTCGTACAAGTTCCCTAACAACGTTGTCTATGGCGAGGGCTCCAAAATAGTCTGCCATCGTCGAATGCTGAATAATACGCGTCTGGATGAGAATTTATATAACGCCGACGATTAG
- the tau gene encoding microtubule-associated protein 4 isoform X4, with protein MYSTNASNQPERSNSQAAPTTSYLSREVRTAAEHTEPVNLTQQQLPVTDYVQRSYVEQRALPTSDYSARSQLEQSNLSTERFMQQRAPPPNPEYNRPRASLERTDYTAKERTSTETNNNSNNYNDYVLQERSNPNYVLPSQMRPAAGPPQHRPPFAGARPMVGVGPRPPLPPNMAARPMPPPLRPTDSKSNLLMGPPPPAMRPGMPPARMPNQGGPLSPPGQGAPRPQGGFPWSAGGMPPPPGARPPQNMSRPPPPTFARPMPGQPLQAPFRPPLYNQQQQQQHQQQQLQQLQQQQQLQQPQQQQHQPRPPSASSVHNEDDDDVIMGQALTPLKSYSMKADPMGSPLLEETEPPFEATSPTDALPKSQGGYKGDNDSGVDESTQEKDRNGPHSPSSPVKTPTSSSSKPDKSGISRPPSATPSNKSASKSRSASKNRLLLKTPEPEPAKKVPMNKVQVGHAPSPNLKAVRSKIGSLDNATYKPGGGHVKIESKKIEIKAAPRIEAKNDKYMPKGGEKKIVTTKLQWNAKSKIGSLENAAHKPGGGDKKIESLKMDFKDKAKPKVGSKDNVKHQPGGGDIKIQSQKIEIKAQSKVGSMDNVKHKPGGGEKKIFDDKDYLKNVEHSVALTTPPTQFATQGRLVATIHLEFGLCNSDCVCNDIFDSLFK; from the exons ATGTACAGCACAAACGCGTCCAACCAGCCGGAGCGCTCCAATTCCCAAGCAGCTCCAACTACAAGTTACTTGAGTCGCGAGGTACGCACTGCAGCCGAGCACACAGAGCCTGTCAATCTGactcagcagcagctgcccgtCACGGACTATGTCCAACGCTCCTATGTGGAGCAGCGTGCACTTCCCACTTCCGACTATTCCGCGCGCTCCCAGCTAGAACAGTCCAATCTCAGCACAGAACGCTTCATGCAGCAGCGGGCGCCGCCGCCTAATCCAGAGTATAACAGACCCCGAGCCAGCTTGGAGCGCACCGATTACACCGCTAAAGAACGCACCAGCACtgaaaccaacaacaacagcaacaattacaacGATTATGTGCTCCAGGAGCGTTCCAATCCCAACTATGTTTTGCCATCGCAGATGCGTCCAGCTGCGGGGCCACCACAGCACCGTCCGCCCTTTGCGGGCGCACGTCCCATGGTGGGCGTGGGGCCACGTCCACCGCTGCCGCCCAATATGGCAGCCAGGCCCATGCCACCGCCGCTGCGCCCAACCGACAGCAAGAGCAACTTGCTCATGGGCCCGCCACCACCAGCCATGCGGCCGGGCATGCCGCCCGCACGTATGCCCAACCAGGGCGGACCACTTAGCCCACCAGGGCAGGGCGCGCCCAGGCCTCAAGGCGGATTTCCCTGGTCGGCGGGAGGCATGCCGCCGCCACCGGGCGCACGTCCGCCACAGAACATGTCTCGACCGCCGCCGCCCACATTTGCGCGTCCCATGCCAGGGCAGCCGCTGCAGGCGCCTTTCCGTCCGCCGCTCtacaaccagcagcagcagcagcagcaccagcagcagcaattgcaacagctgcagcagcaacaacaattgcagcagccgcagcaacagcagcatcagccaCGCCCACCCTCAGCCAGCAGTGTGCACAATGAGGATGACGATGACGTCATCATGGGTCAAGCCTTAACCCCGCTCAAGAGCTACAGCATGAAGGCTGATCCCATGGGCTCCCCACTGCTAGAGGAAACAGAGCCCCCATTTGAAGCCACATCGCCAACAGATGCATTGCCCAAGTCACAGGGCGGTTACA agGGTGACAATGACAGCGGCGTGGATGAATCGACTCAGGAGAAG GATCGCAACGGACCGCATTCGCCCAGCTCGCCGGTCAAGACGCCCACATCAAGCTCATCGAAGCCAGACAAGTCGGGCATATCGCGCCCTCCGAGTGCCACGCCCTCAAATAAATCAGCATCCAAGTCGCGCAGCGCCTCCAAGAATCGTTTGCTGCTAAAGACACCCGAGCCTGAGCCGGCCAAGAAAG TTCCAATGAACAAGGTACAGGTGGGACATGCCCCTTCGCCCAATCTGAAGGCGGTACGCTCCAAAATTGGTTCGCTGGACAATGCTACCTATAAGCCCGGCGGCGGTCATGTTAAAATTGAGTCCAAGAAAATTGAGATTAAGGCAGCGCCACGCATCGAGGCCAAGAATGACAAGTATATGCCCAAGGGTGGCGAAAAGAAG ATAGTAACAACAAAGTTGCAGTGGAATGCAAAATCGAAAATTGGTTCGCTGGAGAATGCCGCCCATAAGCCCGGCGGCGGCGATAAAAAGATCGAGTCCCTCAAAATGGACTTCAAGGACAAGGCCAAGCCGAAGGTCGGCTCCAAGGACAATGTGAAGCATCAGCCCGGCGGCGGCGATATCAAG ATACAAtcgcaaaaaatagaaattaagGCACAAAGCAAAGTTGGCTCGATGGATAATGTTAAGCACAAGCCCGGTGGCGGTGAGAAGAAGATTTTCGATGATAAggattatttgaaaaatgttgaacACTCTGTTGCACTGACAACACCACCAACACAG TTTGCGACGCAGGGTCGCTTGGTTGCCACCATACACCTAGAATTCGGTCTTTGTAACTCAGACTGTGTGTGTAACGATATATTTGATTCGCTTTTTAAGTGA